The following proteins are encoded in a genomic region of Anabas testudineus chromosome 13, fAnaTes1.2, whole genome shotgun sequence:
- the slitrk3a gene encoding SLIT and NTRK-like protein 3: MLWVTLLSTIALGWTTPIPLLEDSEEIDEPCFEPCYCEVKEGIFHVHCDSKGFTNVSQISQIWSRPFKLNLQRNSMRKLYFNSFLHLNNAISINLGNNALQDIHAGAFNGLGILKRLFLHENKLEVFRNDTFLGLESLEYLQADYNVIKRIESGAFRHLHKLRVLILNDNLIPVLPNYLFRSVSLTHLDLRGNRLKTLPYKGTLEYVGRSLMEIQLEENPWNCVCEIVQLKTWLERIPYTALVGEITCEYPFHLHGKDLREIKRTELCPLLSDAEIEAKLGIPRVPFSNENPWPTKPSSMLSSFHNTASSVDYKERVVKPTKRPRTTKNPPTPRSIYPGINQPPIAGYQTRPPIPIICPAGCICNLHINDLGLTVNCKEKGFHNISELLPRPLNAKKLYLSGNLIQKIYRSDFWNFSSLDLLHLGNNRISYVQEGAFINLPNLKSLYLNGNDIERLTPGMFRGLLMLNYLYFEYNVIREIQPNTFSLMPKLQLVFLNDNLLRSLPSDAFAGTNLARLNLRNNYFVSLPLHGVLEHLASIVQIDLHQNPWDCSCDIVPLKQWLEKLSSVIVVGDVICKTPEFAFGKDLRSLEVEVICPEMRYSSGPSPALPGGDDLTTGSSDMGQASGRGAVPLSVLILSLLILFISAVFVAAGLFAFVLRRRKKLPFRKRSEVDLTGIQMQCRIFEDPPRQSSAGNTGTPEEPASSMHTHTHSNHTHAHGHVYDYIPHPVTQMCNNPIYKPREGEIAEEDRAQFSEKKDNGSSSNSNYRTLLEKEREWTLAVSNSQLNTIVTVNHTTADMAGFHENGGLCPTVIDSQRPTPTVGFVDCLYGTVPKLKDMHVAHAHPPGMQYPDLQQDARLKETLLFTAGKGCYPDPSQSDYLELRAKLQTKPDYLEVLEKSYRF, translated from the coding sequence ATGCTGTGGGTTACCTTGCTGAGCACCATAGCCTTAGGATGGACCACCCCGATCCCACTGCTAGAGGACTCAGAGGAGATTGACGAGCCCTGCTTCGAACCCTGCTACTGCGAGGTCAAAGAGGGCATCTTCCATGTCCACTGTGACAGTAAAGGATTTACAAATGTCAGCCAGATCTCCCAGATATGGAGCCGGCCCTTCAAGCTCAACCTGCAGAGGAACTCCATGAGGAAGCTTTACTTTAACAGCTTCCTCCATCTCAACAATGCCATATCCATTAATTTGGGTAATAACGCCTTGCAAGACATCCATGCTGGAGCGTTCAATGGCTTAGGAATACTCAAACGACTGTTTCTACATGAAAACAAACTAGAGGTTTTCAGAAATGACACTTTTCTGGGGTTGGAGAGTTTAGAATATCTCCAAGCAGACTACAATGTTATCAAAAGGATTGAAAGTGGTGCGTTCAGGCACCTTCACAAGTTGAGAGTGCTCATACTTAATGACAATCTGATCCCAGTGCTGCCAAATTATCTTTTCCGGTCTGTGTCACTCACACATCTGGACCTGAGGGGAAACAGACTAAAGACTTTGCCATACAAGGGCACACTGGAGTATGTTGGGAGGAGCTTAATGGAAATCCAGCTGGAGGAAAACCCctggaactgtgtgtgtgagatcgTCCAGTTAAAAACTTGGCTGGAGAGAATCCCTTATACAGCTTTGGTGGGCGAGATCACATGCGAGTATCCTTTCCACTTACATGGGAAAGACTTACGGGAAATCAAGCGCACTGAGCTCTGTCCACTGCTCTCTGATGCAGAGATTGAGGCCAAGCTGGGAATTCCCCGGGTCCCTTTCAGCAACGAGAACCCATGGCCTACTAAACCTTCCTCCATGCTCTCGTCTTTTCACAACACGGCCTCTTCTGTGGATTACAAGGAAAGAGTTGTCAAGCCTACCAAACGACCACGGACCACAAAGAACCCCCCAACCCCTCGTAGCATTTACCCAGGCATCAACCAGCCCCCCATTGCTGGCTATCAAACAAGGCCTCCCATCCCAATAATTTGTCCTGCTGGATGCATTTGCAACCTTCACATTAACGACCTGGGGCTAACAGTGAACTGCAAAGAGAAAGGTTTTCATAACATTTCTGAGCTCCTGCCGCGGCCTCTTAATGCCAAGAAATTATATCTCAGTGGAAACCTAATACAGAAAATATACCGCTCTGACTTCTGGAACTTCTCAAGTTTGGATTTACTGCATTTAGGGAATAATCGGATATCTTATGTCCAGGAGGGCGCATTCATCAACCTGCCAAATTTGAAAAGTTTATACTTGAACGGGAATGACATTGAGAGACTCACTCCTGGAATGTTTCGGGGGCTTCTGATGTTGAATTATCTTTACTTTGAGTATAATGTCATACGTGAGATACAACCTAACACCTTCTCCCTGATGCCAAAGCTCCAGCTGGTTTTCCTCAATGACAATCTGTTACGCTCCCTCCCCAGTGATGCCTTTGCTGGCACAAACCTTGCACGCCTCAACCTCCGCAACAATTACTTTGTTTCCTTGCCTTTGCATGGTGTTCTGGAGCATCTGGCCTCGATTGTTCAGATTGATCTCCATCAAAACCCCTGGGACTGCTCATGTGATATCGTCCCCCTCAAACAGTGGCTGGAAAAACTCTCTTCTGTCATCGTGGTCGGAGATGTCATTTGTAAGACACCTGAGTTTGCTTTTGGCAAAGACCTGCGTTCCCTGGAGGTTGAGGTCATCTGCCCTGAGATGAGGTACTCTTCAGGTCCCTCTCCAGCCTTGCCTGGTGGGGATGATCTCACCACAGGGAGCTCAGACATGGGTCAGGCTAGTGGAAGAGGAGCTGTCCCACTGTCTGTCTTGATCCTCAGCCTACTCATTCTCTTCATCTCAGCTGTGTTCGTGGCAGCCGGGCTTTTCGCCTTCGTTCTCCGACGCAGGAAGAAGCTGCCCTTCCGAAAACGCTCTGAGGTAGATCTGACAGGGATCCAGATGCAGTGCAGAATTTTTGAGGACCCGCCAAGGCAGAGCAGTGCGGGTAACACTGGCACGCCAGAAGAACCAGCGTCgagtatgcacacacacactcacagcaatcacacacatgcacatggtCACGTTTATGATTACATCCCCCATCCTGTGACTCAGATGTGTAACAACCCCATCTATAAGCCTAGAGAGGGGGAGATAGCAGAGGAAGACAGAGCGCAGTTTTCAGAGAAGAAAGACAATGGCAGCAGTAGCAACAGTAACTACAGAACCTtgttagagaaagagagagagtggacTCTGGCCGTCTCCAACTCTCAACTGAACACCATCGTCACAGTCAACCACACCACGGCTGACATGGCAGGATTTCATGAGAATGGAGGGCTCTGCCCTACAGTGATTGACAGTCAGAGGCCCACGCCAACAGTGGGCTTTGTAGACTGTTTGTATGGGACAGTACCGAAACTAAAGGACATGCATGTGGCACATGCACACCCACCAGGCATGCAGTACCCGGATTTGCAGCAGGATGCACGGCTGAAGGAGACATTGCTTTTCACGGCGGGAAAAGGCTGCTACCCTGACCCGTCCCAAAGCGATTACCTCGAGTTAAGGGCCAAACTTCAAACCAAGCCGGATTACCTCGAAGTCTTGGAAAAATCTTACCGGTTTTAA